In Helicobacter pylori Shi112, the genomic window TATTTATGATATTGTAGAACTTATGTCAATGGAAGCTATAACTTTAAAAGCATATAGCAAAGGCTTTCTAAAGGAGATTATGAAACGCTCTTTAGGGTTACAAACAGAAACTAAAATCCTATAATAACCTATAAAATACTATAATTTTTGTATAGGTTATTAAGTTTTGTGTTATACTGCTTGCATGAATAAAAGAATGCTATCAATCGGTCAAGCGAGTAAGCTTTTGGGTGTAACTATCCAAACCTTACGCAATTGGGATAAAAAAGATTTGTTAAAACCTGATGAACTCACTAAAGGCGGTGAAAGGCGTTACAAGTTAGAAAGTTTAAGGCGTATCAATAGAAACGCAGTCTTTAATCAAGATGAATTAAAAACAATAGCTTATGCTAGAGTAAGCTCGCATGACCAACAAGAGGATTTAATCAGACAAGTTCAAGTTTTAGAGCTTTATTGCGCTAGATGCGGCTTTAACTATGAAGTGATACAAGATTTAGGGAGTGGCATGAACTACTATAAAAAAGGCTTAACCAAGCTTTTAAACTTAATCTTAGACAATCAAGTCAAGCGCCTTGTATTAACGCATAAAGACAGATTATTACGCTTTGGAGCTGAATTGGTATTCAGTATTTGTGAAGCTAAAGAAGTAGAAGTGGTTATCATCAATAAGGGTGATGAGAATGTGAGGTTTGAAGAAGAATTAGCCAAAGATGTTTTAGAAATTATAACCGTCTTTAGCGCTAGATTGTATGGCTCTAGGTCTAAGAAAAACAAAAAACTCTTAGATGAAATGCAAGAAGTCATAACTAACAATGTCAGCTATCTCAATCACGCATAAAATCGCTTTAAAGCCTAATAACAAGCATATTACTTACTTTAAAAAAGCTTTTGGGTGCGCTAGGTTCGCTTATAATTGGGGGTTAGCTAAATGGAAAGAAAACTACCAACTGGGTATTAAAACTAACCATCTACAGCTTAAAAAAGAATTTAACGCTCTTAAAAAATCGCAATTTAATTTCGTTTATGAAGTAACTAAATACGCCACCCAACAGCCTTTTATCCACTTAAATCTAGCCTTTAATAAGTTTTTTAGGGATTTGAAAAAAGGTTTAGTGAGTTACCCTAAATTTAAAAAGAAAAGAGAGTTTCAAGGTTCTTTTTATATAGGGGGCGACCAAATTAAAATCATTCAAACAGCTAATACTGGTTATTTAAAAATACCTAACTTACCACCAATCAAACTCACTGAAAAACTAAGATTTCAAGGCAAAATCAATAACGCTACCATCACTCAAAAGGGCGATCATTTCTATGTTTCAATCTCTTGTGGTGTTGATGAGAGTGAATACAAACGAACCCATAAACTCCAAGAGAGTCATAATAAACTAGGGGTTGATATAGGGATTAAATCCTTTGTGAGTTTGTCTAATGGCTTAAATATCTATGCCCCTAAGCCCTTAGATAAGCTTACTAGAAAGCTTGTAAGAATTAGCAGACAACTGAGTAAAAAAATCCACCCAAAAACCAAAGGGGATAAAACCAAGAAATCTAATAATTACTTAAAGCATTCTAAAAAGCTTACCCACTTGCATGAAAAAATCGCTAACATCAGACTTGATTTTTTACACAAGCTCACAAGCTCTCTTATAAGACACTCAAACTCGTTTTGTTTAGAGAGTTTGAAAGTCAAAAACATGTTTAAAAATCACAGGTTGGCTAAATCTTTAAGCGATGTTTCTATGTCTGTGTTTAACACGCTATTAGAGTATAAAGCTAAATACTCTAATAAAGAAATTCTAAGAGCTGACACTTACTATCCAAGCTCTAAGACTTGTTCTAATTGTCAAAAGGTTAAACAAGATTTAAAACTTAAAGATAGGATTTATCAA contains:
- a CDS encoding RNA-guided endonuclease InsQ/TnpB family protein gives rise to the protein MSAISITHKIALKPNNKHITYFKKAFGCARFAYNWGLAKWKENYQLGIKTNHLQLKKEFNALKKSQFNFVYEVTKYATQQPFIHLNLAFNKFFRDLKKGLVSYPKFKKKREFQGSFYIGGDQIKIIQTANTGYLKIPNLPPIKLTEKLRFQGKINNATITQKGDHFYVSISCGVDESEYKRTHKLQESHNKLGVDIGIKSFVSLSNGLNIYAPKPLDKLTRKLVRISRQLSKKIHPKTKGDKTKKSNNYLKHSKKLTHLHEKIANIRLDFLHKLTSSLIRHSNSFCLESLKVKNMFKNHRLAKSLSDVSMSVFNTLLEYKAKYSNKEILRADTYYPSSKTCSNCQKVKQDLKLKDRIYQCLECGFELDRDINAAINLLKHLVGRVTAEFTPMDLTALLNDLSKNRLATSKVELGIQQKP
- a CDS encoding IS607-like element IS607 family transposase produces the protein MNKRMLSIGQASKLLGVTIQTLRNWDKKDLLKPDELTKGGERRYKLESLRRINRNAVFNQDELKTIAYARVSSHDQQEDLIRQVQVLELYCARCGFNYEVIQDLGSGMNYYKKGLTKLLNLILDNQVKRLVLTHKDRLLRFGAELVFSICEAKEVEVVIINKGDENVRFEEELAKDVLEIITVFSARLYGSRSKKNKKLLDEMQEVITNNVSYLNHA